A region of Methyloversatilis discipulorum DNA encodes the following proteins:
- the prfB gene encoding peptide chain release factor 2 (programmed frameshift): protein MEAERLNAIANHLTDLQSRAGELRRYLDYDAKASRLEEVERALEDPTVWNDTARAQELGKEKHGLEAVVRTLESIDARLADTSDLFELAREEADEDTVVAIEADKEKIEADVAGLEFRRMFNNPQDPSNCFLEIQAGAGGTEAQDWASMLLRMYVKYCERKGFGVEVLEESEGEVAGIKSATLKISAEYAYGTLRTETGIHRLVRKSPFDSGARRHTSFSSVFVYPEVDDSIEVDINPADLRVDTFRASGAGGQHINKTDSAIRITHVPTGIVVQCQNDRSQHKNRAEAMAMLKSRLYEAELRKRQAAQQALEDTKSDIGWGHQIRSYVLDQSRIKDLRTNHEVGNTQSVLDGDLDGFIQASLKQGV, encoded by the exons ATGGAAGCAGAACGCCTCAACGCCATCGCCAATCACCTGACCGACCTGCAATCGCGGGCCGGCGAACTGCGGAGGTATCTT GACTACGATGCCAAGGCATCGCGGCTCGAAGAAGTAGAACGCGCACTCGAAGACCCGACGGTCTGGAACGACACCGCACGCGCGCAGGAACTGGGCAAGGAAAAGCACGGACTGGAAGCGGTCGTGCGCACGCTGGAATCGATCGACGCCCGGCTGGCCGACACGAGTGATCTGTTCGAACTCGCCCGCGAAGAAGCGGACGAGGATACCGTGGTCGCCATCGAGGCGGACAAGGAAAAGATCGAAGCCGATGTCGCCGGGCTCGAATTCCGCCGCATGTTCAACAACCCGCAGGACCCGAGCAACTGCTTCCTCGAAATCCAGGCCGGTGCCGGCGGCACCGAAGCGCAGGACTGGGCGTCGATGCTGCTGCGCATGTACGTGAAGTACTGCGAGCGCAAGGGTTTCGGCGTCGAGGTACTGGAAGAGTCCGAAGGCGAAGTCGCCGGCATCAAGAGCGCCACGCTGAAGATCAGCGCCGAATACGCCTACGGCACGCTGCGCACCGAAACCGGCATCCACCGGCTGGTGCGCAAGAGCCCCTTCGATTCCGGCGCGCGTCGCCACACCAGCTTTTCCAGCGTGTTCGTGTACCCGGAAGTCGATGATTCGATCGAGGTCGACATCAACCCGGCCGATCTGCGCGTCGACACCTTCCGCGCCTCCGGCGCCGGCGGTCAGCACATCAACAAGACCGACTCTGCCATCCGCATCACGCACGTGCCGACCGGCATCGTCGTGCAGTGCCAGAACGACCGTTCGCAGCACAAGAACCGCGCCGAGGCGATGGCCATGCTGAAGTCGCGTCTGTACGAAGCCGAACTGCGCAAGCGCCAGGCGGCACAGCAGGCGCTCGAAGACACGAAGAGCGACATCGGCTGGGGTCATCAGATCCGTTCCTACGTGCTGGACCAGAGCCGCATCAAGGACCTGCGCACCAATCACGAAGTCGGCAACACGCAGTCGGTGCTCGACGGCGACCTCGACGGCTTCATCCAGGCCAGCCTGAAACAGGGCGTCTGA
- a CDS encoding alpha/beta fold hydrolase yields MLLPDRRRLAWAEYGDPFGYPVILCHGVPGSRRQVPPFDALTSERHARLIVPDRAGYGLSDSAPGWGLAQWRQDVGALVDHLKLGDFAVGGVSGGAPFACALVAEFGERVSRLVLVSGVAPGYGASADALKLHPFEAVMVRLAVRAPRLARLLIEPLAVVAALWPRTYLSAMCRLVSEADRAELARADIHDMFFDDLPSAARQGAAAIVRDLAIAASDWQLALQDYPGTVEIVQGCDDHIVPADCASRLAFLFPQASVRLLAGEGHFFVFSRWSEILAALMARRWRHEQAVQMPLPHTPVPSSPR; encoded by the coding sequence ATGCTTCTGCCGGATCGGCGGCGACTGGCCTGGGCCGAATACGGTGATCCGTTCGGCTATCCGGTCATCCTGTGCCACGGCGTTCCCGGTTCGCGCCGGCAGGTGCCGCCCTTCGATGCGCTCACCAGCGAGCGGCACGCGCGCCTCATCGTGCCCGACCGTGCTGGCTACGGCCTGTCCGACAGCGCGCCCGGCTGGGGCCTGGCGCAATGGCGGCAGGACGTCGGCGCGCTGGTCGATCATCTGAAGCTGGGCGATTTCGCGGTCGGCGGCGTGTCCGGCGGTGCGCCCTTCGCGTGCGCGCTGGTGGCGGAGTTCGGCGAACGGGTGTCGCGACTGGTGCTGGTCAGCGGCGTGGCGCCCGGCTACGGCGCGTCGGCGGATGCATTGAAACTGCATCCTTTCGAAGCGGTGATGGTCCGCCTCGCGGTGCGCGCACCCCGCCTCGCCAGACTGCTGATCGAGCCGCTGGCCGTCGTTGCCGCGCTGTGGCCCAGGACCTACCTGTCGGCCATGTGCCGGCTGGTCAGCGAAGCAGACCGCGCCGAACTGGCGCGCGCGGACATCCACGACATGTTCTTCGATGACCTGCCGAGCGCCGCCCGTCAGGGCGCGGCGGCCATCGTCCGCGATCTGGCGATCGCCGCATCCGACTGGCAGCTCGCATTGCAGGACTACCCCGGTACGGTCGAGATCGTGCAGGGCTGCGACGACCATATCGTGCCGGCCGACTGCGCCAGCCGGCTCGCCTTCCTGTTTCCGCAGGCCAGCGTGCGGCTGCTGGCGGGCGAGGGACACTTCTTCGTATTCAGCCGCTGGAGCGAAATTCTTGCCGCGCTGATGGCCCGGCGCTGGCGCCACGAACAGGCGGTGCAGATGCCGCTGCCGCACACGCCGGTGCCGTCGTCACCCCGCTGA
- a CDS encoding sigma-54-dependent Fis family transcriptional regulator: MVSSNQVAEHVRSVHAIISRPQRPSGHELVARSWLRCFHELGLDPAAEDAPPPLAPQAWRERGDKLGEVMDSAVPEMQTLHRQLDDPNSALVLADAEGVIVSIVRHPGFAREASLRGLVEGARWSEDIQGTNGIGTVLAERHSLVISREEHFFARHTDMVCAAAPIYDGVGEVAAVLAVCSLAPGGARALRALVERSARVIEHRAFRSRHATDYIIRFHAHAGRVLTAVDGMLALTPEGEVIEANHTAFELLSPEGEALLGREVTEFFGQSLPELLSRTFRSGFHPLTLSMPQHQTWHLLAQQPARNRAQAGTRGTDSASAAQALAELDLGDLRMAGNVHSAMRILDRDIPLLISGETGTGKEVFARAFHASSQRARGPFVAINCASLPEALIESELFGYKQGAFTGANRDGRRGKVLQADGGTLFLDEIGDMPLQLQARLLRVLEERKVTPLGGENAVPVDLQLVCATHRDLRAMVREGSFREDLYYRLRGMEVTLPALRDRTDRRALIERCLSEESAGRHPPIRLGQAAMQVLDRFRWPGNIRQMRYVLRTLVALCDGPEITLRDMPSELMDAPEPMPAVAPAAHPTDTAGEPVHSTPSNLNPLQSAERDALLSELRRHRWNIAGLARELGVSRNTVYRKMKRLDIDTDTQAGDGY; the protein is encoded by the coding sequence ATGGTGTCATCCAATCAGGTGGCTGAACACGTCCGTTCGGTGCACGCCATCATCAGCCGCCCGCAGCGCCCGTCCGGCCATGAACTGGTGGCCCGCTCGTGGCTGCGCTGCTTCCATGAACTGGGCCTCGATCCCGCCGCCGAAGACGCGCCGCCGCCGTTGGCGCCGCAGGCCTGGCGCGAGCGCGGCGACAAGCTGGGCGAGGTGATGGACAGCGCGGTGCCGGAGATGCAGACGCTGCACCGCCAGCTCGACGATCCCAATTCCGCGCTGGTGCTGGCCGATGCCGAAGGCGTCATCGTCAGCATCGTGCGCCACCCAGGTTTCGCCCGCGAAGCGTCGCTGCGCGGTCTGGTCGAAGGTGCGCGCTGGAGCGAGGACATCCAGGGCACCAACGGCATCGGTACCGTGCTGGCCGAGCGCCACTCGCTGGTCATTTCGCGCGAGGAACATTTCTTCGCCCGCCATACCGACATGGTGTGCGCTGCCGCGCCGATCTACGACGGCGTCGGCGAAGTCGCCGCCGTGCTGGCGGTCTGCTCGCTTGCACCCGGCGGCGCCCGCGCGCTGCGGGCGCTGGTCGAGCGCTCGGCCCGGGTGATCGAACACCGCGCCTTCCGTTCGCGCCACGCCACCGACTACATCATCCGCTTCCATGCCCACGCCGGTCGTGTGCTGACCGCGGTCGACGGCATGCTGGCGCTGACGCCGGAAGGCGAGGTGATCGAAGCCAACCACACCGCCTTCGAGCTGCTGTCACCGGAGGGCGAGGCGCTGCTCGGGCGCGAAGTGACCGAGTTCTTCGGCCAGTCGTTGCCTGAACTGCTGTCGCGCACCTTCCGCTCGGGTTTCCATCCGCTGACGCTGTCGATGCCGCAGCACCAGACCTGGCACCTGCTGGCGCAGCAGCCGGCGCGCAACCGCGCCCAGGCCGGCACCCGCGGCACCGACTCGGCATCGGCCGCGCAGGCGCTGGCCGAACTCGACCTCGGCGACCTGCGCATGGCCGGCAACGTGCACAGCGCGATGCGCATTCTCGACCGCGACATTCCGCTGCTCATTTCCGGCGAGACCGGTACCGGCAAGGAAGTGTTCGCGCGCGCCTTCCACGCGTCGAGCCAGCGCGCGCGCGGGCCTTTCGTCGCGATCAACTGCGCCTCGCTGCCGGAAGCGCTGATCGAATCCGAACTGTTCGGCTACAAGCAGGGCGCATTCACCGGCGCCAACCGCGACGGCCGTCGCGGCAAGGTGCTGCAGGCGGATGGCGGCACGCTTTTCCTCGACGAGATCGGCGACATGCCGCTGCAGTTGCAGGCGCGCCTGCTGCGCGTGCTCGAAGAGCGCAAGGTGACGCCGCTGGGCGGCGAGAACGCGGTGCCGGTCGATCTGCAGCTGGTGTGCGCGACGCACCGTGACCTGCGCGCCATGGTGCGCGAGGGCAGCTTCCGCGAAGACCTGTACTACCGCCTGCGCGGCATGGAAGTGACGCTGCCGGCGCTGCGCGACCGCACCGACCGCCGCGCGCTGATCGAGCGCTGTCTGAGCGAGGAAAGCGCCGGCCGGCATCCGCCGATCCGTCTGGGTCAGGCGGCGATGCAGGTGCTGGACCGCTTCCGCTGGCCGGGCAACATCCGCCAGATGCGTTACGTGCTGCGCACGCTGGTCGCCTTGTGCGATGGCCCGGAGATCACGCTGCGCGACATGCCGTCGGAACTGATGGATGCGCCGGAGCCGATGCCCGCCGTCGCACCGGCCGCCCACCCGACCGACACGGCGGGCGAGCCCGTGCATTCGACGCCGAGCAACCTCAATCCGCTGCAGTCGGCCGAGCGCGACGCGCTGCTGTCCGAGCTGCGCCGCCACCGCTGGAACATCGCCGGACTGGCGCGCGAACTCGGCGTCAGCCGCAACACCGTCTACCGCAAGATGAAACGTCTGGACATCGACACCGACACGCAGGCCGGCGATGGCTACTGA
- a CDS encoding DUF447 domain-containing protein — translation MIWETILTTVDVQGRTHITPLGVREERGLTVLAPFRPSGTLDNVLATRIAVVNFTDDVRVFAGALTGRRDWPVQAAEKIGCARLVNTLAHRELELVEVEEDAVRPRLFCRTVHEESHGAFPGFNRARSAVIEAAILVSRLHMLPIDKIDAELAYLKIAIDKTAGPAELEAWGWLVERIAAHRAGAQA, via the coding sequence ATGATCTGGGAAACCATACTGACCACCGTGGACGTGCAGGGCCGCACCCACATCACGCCGCTGGGCGTGCGCGAGGAACGCGGGCTGACCGTGCTCGCGCCCTTCCGCCCTTCGGGCACGCTGGACAATGTGCTGGCCACCCGTATCGCAGTGGTGAATTTCACCGATGACGTGCGCGTGTTCGCCGGCGCGCTGACCGGTCGCCGCGACTGGCCGGTGCAGGCGGCCGAGAAGATTGGCTGCGCGCGCCTCGTGAATACGCTGGCTCACCGCGAGCTCGAACTGGTCGAGGTCGAAGAGGACGCGGTGCGGCCGCGCCTGTTCTGCCGCACCGTGCACGAAGAAAGCCACGGCGCTTTCCCCGGCTTCAACCGCGCGCGTTCCGCGGTGATCGAGGCGGCCATCCTGGTGAGCAGGCTGCACATGCTGCCGATCGACAAGATCGACGCCGAGCTGGCTTACCTGAAGATCGCCATCGACAAGACCGCCGGCCCGGCCGAGCTCGAAGCCTGGGGCTGGCTGGTCGAACGCATAGCCGCGCATCGCGCCGGAGCGCAGGCGTGA
- the epsA gene encoding XrtB/PEP-CTERM-associated transcriptional regulator EpsA — MTDPLAQDQIDVQLLLFTIETSIRVVKRFQFFLWAQGSLQTFLPHETLLCACGDIERGDYRASVFSRSVLSPEYESRLIDPASGLMARLLDDWRAGAREPLAYGGGVRGRSGAAALRTLGLQHALAHGCREARGEQSTFFALLGMPDAPTDQDARRIELLMPNLHLALLRITEFERREGAERANGRYNSPLTLSARELQVLDWVREGKTNHEIGQILDISPLTVKNHIQKILRKLDVTNRAQAVARLAALRAHEAGRDLAGES, encoded by the coding sequence ATGACAGATCCGCTCGCGCAGGATCAGATCGACGTACAGCTATTGCTGTTTACGATCGAAACCTCGATCCGGGTCGTCAAGCGCTTCCAGTTCTTTCTCTGGGCGCAGGGTTCGCTGCAGACCTTCCTGCCCCACGAAACGCTGCTCTGCGCCTGCGGCGACATCGAGCGCGGTGACTATCGCGCCTCGGTGTTCTCGCGCTCGGTGCTGTCACCGGAGTACGAGTCACGTTTGATCGATCCGGCGTCCGGGCTGATGGCGCGCCTGCTCGACGACTGGCGCGCTGGCGCGCGCGAGCCGCTGGCTTACGGCGGTGGCGTGCGCGGCCGCAGCGGTGCCGCCGCACTGCGCACGCTCGGGTTGCAGCACGCGCTGGCGCATGGTTGTCGCGAGGCGCGCGGCGAACAGTCGACCTTCTTCGCGCTGCTCGGCATGCCCGATGCGCCGACCGATCAGGACGCCCGCCGCATCGAACTGCTGATGCCCAATCTGCACCTGGCGCTGCTGCGCATCACCGAATTCGAGCGGCGCGAGGGCGCCGAGCGCGCGAACGGCCGCTACAACTCGCCGCTCACGCTGAGCGCACGCGAACTGCAGGTGCTCGACTGGGTGCGCGAAGGCAAGACCAATCATGAGATCGGGCAGATCCTCGACATCAGTCCGCTCACCGTGAAAAACCATATCCAGAAGATCCTGCGCAAGCTCGACGTGACCAACCGCGCGCAGGCCGTGGCGCGGCTGGCTGCGCTGCGTGCGCACGAAGCAGGCCGGGATCTGGCGGGAGAATCATGA
- a CDS encoding ankyrin repeat domain-containing protein — MMNTLKMAVCALLACAGVAGAQELPPEWQGVIAEPARPRAAVPTTAIEYADMRRTGDDAGPRDYRSADYAMLSAARRGDWAAVNRLLKSGAAANVRDVWGDSVLARAAAAGETETVRALITAGAHVDRKGASGFTPLGAAALAGHHKVVALLLRAGADVDAKSANGHVPLIDAVMLDRDEVVAELVRARPDWLFYERELGRHALSLAASLGHVRVLDQLLAAGFDPNLPDRAGFSALYWAVFRKQRLAVAHLLASGADPGAMSTEIYD, encoded by the coding sequence ATGATGAATACCTTGAAGATGGCAGTCTGCGCGCTGCTGGCATGCGCCGGCGTCGCCGGCGCACAGGAGTTGCCTCCGGAGTGGCAGGGCGTGATCGCCGAACCTGCGCGCCCGCGCGCAGCGGTGCCCACTACCGCGATCGAGTACGCCGACATGCGCCGCACTGGCGACGACGCCGGCCCGCGCGATTACCGCAGTGCCGACTACGCGATGCTGTCGGCGGCCCGTCGCGGCGACTGGGCGGCCGTCAATCGTCTGCTCAAGTCCGGTGCCGCCGCCAATGTGCGCGATGTGTGGGGCGACAGCGTGCTGGCGCGCGCCGCCGCCGCCGGCGAGACCGAAACCGTGCGCGCGCTGATCACCGCCGGTGCCCATGTCGACCGCAAGGGCGCCTCGGGTTTCACGCCGCTCGGTGCCGCCGCGCTGGCCGGCCATCACAAGGTGGTCGCGCTGCTGCTGCGCGCCGGTGCCGACGTCGACGCAAAGAGTGCCAACGGCCACGTACCGCTGATCGATGCAGTGATGCTCGACCGTGACGAGGTGGTGGCCGAACTGGTGCGCGCGCGTCCGGACTGGCTGTTCTACGAACGCGAACTGGGCCGTCACGCGCTGTCGCTGGCCGCTTCGCTGGGCCACGTACGCGTGCTTGACCAGTTGCTGGCCGCCGGCTTCGACCCCAATCTGCCGGACCGCGCCGGCTTCAGCGCGCTGTACTGGGCGGTGTTCCGCAAACAGCGTCTGGCGGTGGCCCACCTGCTGGCGTCGGGCGCCGACCCGGGGGCGATGTCGACCGAGATCTACGACTAG
- a CDS encoding YVTN family beta-propeller repeat protein, translated as MQFKSAMRGLISAALFSMMAGAGLVQAAGTAYVSNQDGGISIIDLAKMEVTGEYEVGGKVPRGLGVTDDGKTLVVAVRETGDIALIDTASGKVTKRVKIGKNPEFVRVRGNMAFVSFEPTSKLGPPPKPGAEKKDDDKKEGGKEGAHGHDDDDDDDREPAKVAVIDLKKGKVIRNIVGGPETEGIEFTADGKRLVVTNEADNTLTLHDIKTGKMLKKVEVEKHGARPRGIKLSPDGKTFIATLEFGNNFLVLDDKLNPVKTVATGQTPYGVAFDAKGERLFVATARAKALEVFDAKTFTKIKDIPLNAERCWHFTFTPDEKQILVACGRSDAVVIIDAQKLEVTGKIEDKKLPWGVVTYPRAMGSLDQN; from the coding sequence ATGCAGTTCAAATCCGCGATGCGCGGCCTGATTTCGGCCGCACTGTTCTCGATGATGGCCGGCGCGGGCCTGGTGCAGGCGGCCGGCACCGCCTACGTGAGCAATCAGGACGGCGGCATTTCCATCATCGATCTGGCGAAAATGGAAGTCACCGGCGAATACGAGGTGGGCGGCAAGGTGCCGCGCGGCCTGGGCGTCACCGATGACGGCAAGACGCTGGTCGTCGCCGTGCGCGAAACCGGCGACATCGCACTGATCGACACCGCCAGCGGCAAGGTGACCAAGCGGGTCAAGATCGGCAAGAACCCGGAATTCGTGCGGGTGCGCGGCAATATGGCCTTCGTATCCTTCGAACCCACCTCGAAGCTGGGCCCGCCGCCCAAGCCGGGCGCGGAAAAGAAGGATGACGACAAGAAGGAGGGCGGCAAGGAAGGCGCCCATGGTCACGACGACGATGACGACGATGACAGGGAACCGGCCAAGGTCGCGGTGATCGACCTGAAGAAGGGCAAGGTGATCCGCAACATCGTCGGCGGCCCGGAAACCGAAGGCATCGAATTCACCGCCGATGGCAAGCGTCTGGTGGTGACCAACGAGGCCGACAACACGCTCACGTTGCACGATATCAAGACCGGCAAGATGCTGAAGAAGGTCGAGGTCGAGAAGCACGGTGCCCGCCCGCGCGGCATCAAGCTGTCGCCGGATGGCAAGACCTTCATCGCGACGCTGGAATTCGGCAACAACTTCCTCGTGCTCGACGACAAGCTGAACCCGGTCAAGACGGTCGCCACCGGCCAGACGCCGTACGGCGTGGCTTTCGACGCCAAGGGCGAGCGCCTGTTCGTCGCCACCGCCCGCGCCAAGGCGCTCGAAGTGTTCGACGCGAAGACCTTCACCAAGATCAAGGACATTCCGCTGAACGCCGAGCGCTGCTGGCACTTCACCTTCACGCCGGACGAGAAGCAGATCCTCGTGGCCTGCGGCCGTTCGGACGCGGTGGTGATCATTGATGCACAGAAGCTCGAAGTCACCGGCAAGATCGAGGACAAGAAGCTGCCCTGGGGCGTCGTGACCTATCCGCGAGCGATGGGCAGCCTCGACCAGAATTGA
- a CDS encoding DUF6513 domain-containing protein, with protein MPEQDVRAERILFLTGHLALKSLQRILDDMQPLPFEARALDVGINVAGLMTAELIRRRVPVPVDADRIIVPGRCRGDLDALSQHYGVPVQRGPDEVKDLPQHFGRKAKKRELTQHDVLIFAEIVDAPRVDIDTVLATARRYRRDGADVIDIGCLPDTPFPHMEDCIRALKAEGFQVSIDSLNTDDLLRGAYAGADYLLSLKKSTLWVADEVDAIPVLIPDTPGDLDSLREAVDIMTARGLPFYADPIVEPIHFGFTASIVRYHDLRRSHPDIPVMMGVGNLTELTDADTSGINALLFGIISELRIGAVLATEVSPHARRAVKEADIARRVMFAAREDNALPRDYSDDLMTTHQRRPFPDTPQEIAEIAATVRDPNFRIQVSEQGIHIYNRDGLQVHTDPFALYPGLNVAEDGAHAFYLGVELARAQIAWQLGRRYAQDEELQWGAAVEKKEQDLMAHCAPGTTLQRKTKRKAADAPPPADDTQDQA; from the coding sequence ATGCCTGAACAAGACGTCCGCGCCGAACGCATCCTCTTCCTGACCGGGCATCTGGCGCTGAAGAGCCTGCAGCGCATCCTCGACGACATGCAGCCGTTGCCCTTCGAGGCGCGCGCGCTCGACGTCGGCATCAACGTCGCAGGGCTGATGACGGCCGAGCTGATCCGCCGCCGCGTGCCGGTGCCGGTCGACGCCGACCGCATCATCGTGCCCGGCCGCTGCCGCGGCGACCTCGACGCGCTGTCGCAGCACTACGGCGTGCCGGTGCAGCGCGGGCCGGACGAAGTGAAGGATCTGCCCCAGCACTTCGGCCGCAAGGCGAAGAAGCGCGAACTGACGCAGCACGACGTGCTCATCTTCGCCGAAATCGTCGATGCGCCGCGGGTCGACATCGACACCGTGCTCGCCACCGCGCGCCGCTACCGCCGCGACGGCGCCGACGTGATCGACATCGGCTGCCTGCCGGACACGCCCTTTCCGCACATGGAGGACTGCATCCGCGCCTTGAAGGCCGAGGGCTTCCAGGTGAGCATCGATTCGCTCAACACCGACGATCTGCTGCGCGGCGCCTACGCCGGTGCCGACTACCTGCTGAGCCTGAAGAAGAGCACGCTGTGGGTGGCTGACGAGGTCGATGCCATTCCGGTGCTGATACCGGATACGCCAGGTGACCTCGATTCTCTGCGCGAAGCGGTGGACATCATGACGGCGCGCGGCCTGCCCTTCTACGCCGACCCCATCGTCGAGCCCATACACTTCGGTTTCACCGCGTCCATCGTGCGCTACCACGACCTGCGGCGCAGCCATCCGGACATTCCGGTCATGATGGGCGTGGGCAACCTGACCGAACTGACCGACGCCGATACCAGCGGCATCAACGCGCTGCTGTTCGGCATCATTTCAGAGCTGCGCATCGGTGCCGTGCTGGCCACCGAAGTGAGTCCGCACGCGCGTCGTGCGGTGAAGGAAGCCGACATCGCACGGCGCGTCATGTTCGCCGCGCGCGAGGACAACGCGCTGCCGCGCGACTATTCCGACGATCTGATGACGACGCATCAGCGCCGCCCTTTTCCCGACACACCTCAGGAAATCGCCGAGATCGCCGCCACCGTGCGCGACCCGAACTTCCGCATCCAGGTGAGCGAGCAGGGCATCCACATCTACAACCGCGACGGGCTTCAGGTGCACACCGATCCGTTCGCGCTCTATCCCGGGCTCAATGTTGCGGAGGACGGCGCCCACGCCTTCTACCTCGGCGTCGAGCTGGCGCGCGCGCAGATCGCCTGGCAGCTCGGCCGCCGCTACGCGCAGGACGAAGAACTGCAGTGGGGCGCCGCGGTCGAGAAGAAGGAGCAGGATCTGATGGCGCACTGCGCGCCCGGCACCACGCTGCAGCGCAAGACCAAGCGCAAGGCGGCGGACGCGCCGCCGCCGGCCGACGACACACAGGACCAAGCATGA
- a CDS encoding flavoprotein codes for MATDPRLNDIPDEAEVLPDARIAWGLTGSGHFLKESLEFADTLDRIDLFMSRAGEEVLNMYGYPLADMKKRYRIFRDSTASAAPVGLFYQGQYHTVVIAPATSNTVAKCALGISDTLVTNIFAQAGKLRIPIIVFACDNEPVVITESPSEWVTLYPRSIDLEHTGRLAGFEGVTVVKSVEELQSALRQRLAAVGR; via the coding sequence ATGGCTACTGATCCGCGCCTGAACGACATCCCGGACGAAGCCGAGGTCCTGCCGGATGCGCGCATCGCCTGGGGGCTCACCGGTTCCGGCCACTTCCTGAAGGAGTCGCTGGAGTTCGCCGACACGCTCGACCGCATCGACCTCTTCATGTCGCGTGCCGGCGAGGAAGTGCTGAACATGTACGGCTACCCGCTGGCCGACATGAAGAAGCGCTACCGCATCTTCCGCGACAGCACGGCCAGCGCCGCGCCGGTCGGGCTGTTCTACCAGGGGCAGTACCACACGGTGGTGATCGCCCCGGCCACCTCGAACACCGTGGCCAAGTGCGCACTCGGCATTTCCGACACGCTGGTCACCAACATCTTCGCCCAGGCCGGCAAGCTGCGCATTCCCATCATCGTGTTCGCCTGCGACAACGAGCCGGTGGTGATCACCGAATCGCCGAGCGAATGGGTGACGCTGTACCCGCGCTCGATCGACCTCGAGCACACCGGGCGCCTGGCTGGTTTCGAAGGCGTCACCGTGGTGAAGAGCGTCGAGGAACTGCAGAGCGCGCTCAGGCAGAGACTTGCGGCGGTCGGTCGTTGA